Proteins from a genomic interval of Lactococcus protaetiae:
- a CDS encoding NUDIX hydrolase: MSKDIALTSGSDYFRYRACGIIIENDAVLMVSNDRDDYFYSIGGAVKIGETAEEACVREVLEETGVHFEIDRLVFIHENFFTLSATDQRTEKNAHELAFYFLMKPQEHGDFKPDVTNDGLSEHLTWIPISTYSGHKAYPLFFSDELPKLRLDLRLQSLSDSGQAKLSVLTEVKRIVTRE, from the coding sequence ATGAGTAAGGATATTGCGCTGACAAGCGGAAGTGACTATTTTCGTTATCGTGCCTGTGGCATTATTATTGAAAATGATGCAGTACTGATGGTAAGCAATGATCGCGATGATTACTTTTACAGTATCGGTGGGGCTGTAAAAATTGGTGAAACTGCTGAAGAGGCTTGTGTCAGAGAAGTTTTAGAAGAAACGGGTGTACATTTTGAAATTGACAGATTGGTGTTCATTCACGAAAATTTCTTTACACTTTCTGCGACTGATCAACGAACGGAGAAAAATGCGCACGAACTTGCTTTTTATTTTCTGATGAAACCACAAGAGCATGGAGATTTTAAACCCGATGTAACGAATGATGGACTTTCAGAACATCTCACATGGATTCCTATCAGCACTTACAGTGGGCACAAAGCCTATCCTTTATTTTTTTCTGATGAATTACCAAAGCTGCGACTCGACTTGCGACTTCAGTCGCTTAGCGATAGTGGACAAGCGAAGCTGTCAGTACTGACAGAAGTGAAAAGGATTGTGACTCGCGAGTAA
- the hflX gene encoding GTPase HflX — protein MIENEEKQERVLLAGVELQSNTDSFESSMAELSELTKTAGGLVIDQFTQKRERPDGRTMIGSGKLEQMRWAIEVGEIDTVIFNERLTPRQNVNLEAALGVKVIDRMQLILDIFALRARSHEGMLQVEQAQLSYLLPRLVGQGIMLSRQGGGIGSKGPGESKLEMDRRHIRTRIEDIDKQLKKVEQTRENIRKKRNQSGIFRIGLIGYTNAGKSSIMNALVGAQKTQYEQDELFATLDATTKMVKLHEDFTVSLTDTVGFIQNLPTELIKAFKSTLEESANVDLLIHVIDASNPHHEIHEQTVLKIMQELKLTGIPVLNVYNKMDIASNDFLPTLTPSIQLSIKSAAGRQWLKTAILEKLHELFHHFELNLPYAKAYQLPELRKLALVQEIEEAETGYLVKGLISPDLLWKLEQY, from the coding sequence TTGATAGAAAACGAAGAAAAACAAGAACGCGTCTTACTGGCAGGAGTTGAGCTGCAAAGCAATACGGACAGCTTTGAAAGCTCGATGGCAGAGCTGTCAGAGCTGACAAAAACTGCAGGTGGCTTGGTCATTGACCAATTTACACAGAAACGTGAACGACCTGACGGGCGTACGATGATTGGCTCCGGTAAGCTGGAACAAATGCGCTGGGCGATTGAGGTTGGCGAGATTGATACGGTAATTTTCAATGAACGACTGACACCACGACAAAATGTCAATCTGGAAGCTGCGCTTGGCGTCAAGGTGATTGACCGAATGCAGCTGATTTTGGACATTTTTGCTCTGCGCGCGCGCAGTCATGAGGGCATGCTTCAAGTTGAGCAGGCGCAGTTGAGCTATTTACTCCCAAGACTTGTGGGACAAGGCATTATGCTGTCGCGTCAAGGAGGCGGAATTGGTTCAAAAGGACCAGGTGAATCCAAGCTGGAGATGGACCGTCGGCACATTCGCACGCGCATTGAGGATATTGACAAACAACTCAAAAAAGTCGAACAAACACGAGAAAATATTCGCAAAAAGCGCAATCAGAGCGGCATTTTCAGAATTGGCTTGATTGGCTACACCAATGCAGGAAAATCAAGTATCATGAATGCTCTAGTCGGAGCGCAAAAAACGCAATATGAACAAGATGAACTCTTTGCTACGCTTGATGCCACGACGAAAATGGTCAAACTTCACGAAGATTTCACCGTCAGCCTGACCGATACCGTTGGATTTATTCAAAATCTGCCGACAGAGCTGATTAAAGCGTTCAAATCAACATTGGAGGAAAGTGCCAACGTTGATCTTCTTATCCACGTGATTGATGCGAGCAATCCCCATCATGAAATTCATGAGCAGACGGTCTTGAAAATCATGCAAGAATTGAAGTTGACAGGAATTCCCGTACTTAATGTTTATAACAAAATGGATATTGCTTCCAATGATTTTTTACCGACATTAACACCGAGTATTCAGCTTTCTATCAAGTCTGCTGCTGGCCGTCAATGGCTGAAAACGGCGATTTTAGAAAAACTGCACGAGCTTTTCCATCATTTTGAGCTAAATTTACCCTATGCCAAAGCCTATCAACTCCCCGAACTACGCAAGCTTGCACTAGTACAAGAAATTGAGGAAGCTGAGACAGGTTACCTTGTCAAAGGTTTGATTTCGCCCGATTTGCTTTGGAAATTGGAGCAATATTAA